TGTTTTACGCTTTCGCGGGTGTGGCAGAAGATGATGGCGTTCGGCGCATCATAATAGAGCAGCGTATTGATGATCGCGTTTTCGCGGTCCGGCGCCGGCACGGTGAGCAGCTTGTAGTCGATATCGACGTGCTGGGACGCCGCGCCCGCCACACTCAGCCGCAGCGCATCGCGCTGATAGGTTGCGGCGAGCTGGGCGATGGCCTTGGGTACGGTGGCCGAGAACATCAAGGTACGCCGCTCTTCGGGCGCAGCGGCAAGGATGAATTCCAGATCCTCACGGAAACCGAGGTCGAGCATTTCGTCGGCTTCATCGAGCACCACGGCGCGCAGCTCGGAAATATCCAGCGCCCCCTTGGTGATGTGGTCGCGTAGGCGACCCGGCGTGCCGACGACGATATGGGCGCCGTGCGCCAGTGCGCGGCGCTCGGTGCGGATGTCCATGCCGCCGACATTGGAGACGATGCGCGCGCCCGCATCGGCATAGAGCCAGGCCAGTTCGCGCTGCACCTGCAAGGCGAGTTCGCGCGTCGGCGCGATGACCAGCGCCATCGGCTTGCCCGCCTGCCCCAGATGGTCGCCGCCTTCGAGCAGCGTGGGGGCGATGGCCATGCCGAAGGCCACGGTCTTGCCGGAGCCGGTTTGTGCGGAAACCAGAAGGTCCGCGCCTTCCGTCTCGGGCGCCAGCACGGCGAGCTGCACAGGCGTCAGCGTTTCATAGCCGCGGGCGGTCAAGGCGCCGGCCAGCGCCGGAGCAATGGAAGAAGGAAGGGTCACGAGAGGTCTTTCAAATGAGGACGCCGGATTGCGCCCACTATGCGCATATAGGCAAACTAAAAGGCCGCCCGAAGGCGGCCTTCCGCAAATTCGTGCACCGGCTGGATATTAGCCGACGATCTCGAGATCGGAGAAGAAGAACTTGATTTCCTGGGCAGCGGTCTCGGGAGCATCCGAACCGTGAACCGAGTTTTCGCCGATCGAGAGAGCGAATTCCTTGCGGATGGTGCCCTCGGCAGCGTTGGCCGGGTTGGTAGCGCCCATGACTTCGCGGTTCTTGAGGATGGCGCCTTCGCCTTCCAGGACCTGCACGACCACCGGCTCGGCGCTCATCTGGGCGACGAGTTCACCGTAGAACGGGCGCTCCTTGTGGACGGCGTAGAAAGCGCCGGCCTGAGCGGGAGAGAGGTGGATGCGCTTGGAAGCGACGACGCGCAGGCCGGCGTCCTCGAACTTGGCGACGATCTTGCCAGTGAGGTTACGGCGGGTCGCGTCGGGCTTGATGATCGAAAGGGTGCGCTCGAGAGCCATTGCTTGGTCCTTG
The sequence above is a segment of the Paradevosia shaoguanensis genome. Coding sequences within it:
- the ndk gene encoding nucleoside-diphosphate kinase encodes the protein MALERTLSIIKPDATRRNLTGKIVAKFEDAGLRVVASKRIHLSPAQAGAFYAVHKERPFYGELVAQMSAEPVVVQVLEGEGAILKNREVMGATNPANAAEGTIRKEFALSIGENSVHGSDAPETAAQEIKFFFSDLEIVG